A segment of the Aridibaculum aurantiacum genome:
CCATTGCTTGCCATATTTGGCAGGAGGTAGAGTGCATTTTAGTGTATCGTGGTATGCATTGAAGACAATATAAAAGCTGTCGTCCGTCAATAGTTTCCCTTCACTGTCAGGATAATGAATGCCATGACCGCTCAAGTAAACACCTAACGATTTCGCGAAATCCTGGTTCCAGTTTTCTTCATTCATTTCAGTGCCATCAAGAGAAAACCAGGCTATGTCCTCTACGCCTTTTCCTTTAATAGGCCTACCCATGAACCAACGGCGGCGCGAAAAGACAGGATGGTCTTTGTAAAGTCTGATCAGTTTCTGTGTGAATTGCAGAAGATCTTTATCTGCTTTATCCCAGTTCAACCACGAGATCTCGTTATCCTGGCAATACGCATTGTTGTTGCCGCCTTGTGTCCTGCTTATCTCATCGCCGGCTACCAGCATAGGCACACCTTGCGAAAGAAATAAAGTTGTAAGGAGATTTCTTTTCTGGCGGTTGCGAAGCCTGATCACCTCCGGATCATCTGTTTCGCCTTCTGCGCCACAATTCCATGAGCTGTTATGACTTTCTCCATCATTGTTGTTTTCACCATTGGCTTCGTTATGTTTTTCATTGTAACTAACCAGGTCGTTAAGGGTGAAGCCATCATGCGCTGTTATGAAATTGATGCTTGCAGTGGGGCGACGATTATCACTTTTATAGAGGTCAGAACTACCGGTAAATCTTTCTGCAAATTCAGACAACATGCTATCGGCACCGCGCCAAAAATCGCGCATGCAATCGCGGTACTTGCCATTCCATTCCACCCAACCTGGAGGGAAATTACCTACCTGGTAACCACCTTCTCCTATATCCCAAGGTTCGGCTATTAGTTTTACCTGCGATATCACAGGATCCTGGTGAATGATGTCGAAGAATGCGCTGAGCCTGTCTACTTCGTGAAGTTCCCTTGCAAGTGTAGCTGCCAGGTCAAACCTGAAGCCATCCACATGCATTTCAAGTATCCAATAGCGCAGGCTATCCATAATGAGGCGCAAAACATTTGGCAGATTTGCGTTCAATGTATTTCCTGTTCCGGTATAATCCATGTAATACCGCTTGTCTTCTGTAAGACGGTAGTACGAAGCATTGTCAATTCCCCTGAAGGAAAGCGTAGGGCCCATATGATTTCCTTCGCCTGTGTGGTTGTACACTACATCAAGTATTACTTCTATTCCTGCTTTGTGCAGTTCCTTCACCATGTTCTTAAACTCGAAAACCTGTTCTCCATGTGTACCTGCGCTTGCATAGCGAACATCGGGTGCAAAAAATCCAATGGAGTTATATCCCCAATAGTTGGTCAGCCCCTTATCCTTTAAGTGGCGGTCAACTATAAAGTGATGAACAGGCATTAGCTCAATTGCGGTAATGCCCAGCTTTTTTAAATAATCTATGGTAACAGGGTGGGAGATGGCTGCATAGGTACCCCTGATCTCTTCAGGTATTTCCGGGTGAAGCTTAGTGAACCCTTTTACGTGCGTTTCGTAAATGATCGACTTGTGATAAGGTATCTTAAGTTGTGTGTCACCTTCCCAATCAAAATTCGGATCTATTACCACTGACTTGGGTATATAAGGAGCGCTATCCGAAGTGCTGAAACTTAGGTCTTCATCAGGGTGTCCTACTTCGTAACCAAAAAGCGAATCATGCCAATTGATTGTTCCAGATATAGCTTTGGCATATGGATCAATCAATAACTTATTTGGGTTAAAACGATGGCCATTAGCTGGATCGAATGGACCATGAACACGGTAACCATACAACTGGCCTGGCTGAATACCCGGCACGTAAACGTGCCAAACATAGTGCGATTGTTCTGATACCTTAATTACATCTGTAGCCTCTCCACTGTCGTTGGAGTCAAAAAGGCATAAATCAATACCGGTGGCGTGTTCAGAATAGATGGCGAAGTTAGTTCCCTTTCCATCCCAGGTGGCACCTAAAGGAAAAGGTGATCCTGGAAAACTTGGCTTAGTCATGCTTGTAAAATGTGTATAGGGTTTAGAGAAATTGGAGAAAAATTTACCCATTCTGTTTCGTTAGCTTGAATGCTTTAGAAACAGTTTCTTCTATTTCATTAAATAATTATGGAAAGTTGATATTAAAATTTCTTGCCAATTGCTTTTTCCCCAGAAGAAGATGATGATGATTACAGCTGAGACTTCTTCAACCGTTTGATTAGGAGGTTATTAAAGATGAAGGTTATGATTATTATGGAGAAGTGGAGGGCGGTGGAAGTCAAAACGTTTGCCAAGAATGAAAAGGTTGGTTTTACTTGTGCATTTAGGTCTACATTTTGCATTAAACAGTTGGAAGTCAACTTGCTTTTTTATTTCTGCTAAATATTGCCATATGAATACTTACACTTTTTTTAAACAAAATGGAGGCTGGCATGCTACTGTGCCCACTCCTGAAAAGAAGGGAAACCGACAGGCTTACCTCGACATGGTAGATGGAGCTGATACGATGCTCAATATCATGTCAGACGGAAAAGACAAGGTTACTTTAGCCTTCAATACGGAACCATTTGAAGACGCAGAAGAAATTGAACTGGTTTCCTCTTGTAAACCATTCTTAGACGGAGGTTATTACCTGATGCGCGAACATGATGGTAAACAGATAAATGCTGAAATGTGGATTTGCGATGTTAGCAGGCTTGCTTTCGGTGCAGTTCCGGAAAAGATCTATGTACGTAAAGAAATGACTGATTAGCATAGCCTAATATGATGTTGAGCCGGTGTCACAAGCACCGGTTTTTTTTATGCCTGAATTATTTTGACGGTGCATGTTTAGAGGAAACTTTGAATAGAAAGTTATTCCTCTGTAGCAATGGCGGCTACCACTTAACTTTGCGGCCGATTATGAAATACGAGAAAGAAATCAGCCGACGTAAAACCTTTGCGATCATTAGTCACCCCGATGCCGGTAAAACAACCCTTACAGAGAAGTTTCTTCTTTTTGGCGGTGCCATTCAGATAGCCGGAGCTGTAAAAAGTAACAAAATTAAGAAGCATGCTACTTCCGATTTTATGGAGATAGAAAGGCAGCGTGGTATCTCGGTAGCAACATCGGTTATGAGTTTTGAGTATAAGAACATGCTCATCAACCTGCTTGATACACCTGGTCACAAGGATTTTGCCGAGGATACTTATCGTACACTGACAGCTGTAGATAGCGTGGTACTGGTGGTGGATAGTGTGAACGGGGTAGAGGCGCAAACGCGCAGGCTTATGGAAGTTTGTCGTATGCGTGATACGCCGGTGATCGTTTTCATAAACAAAATGGACCGCGACGGTAAAAACAGGTTTGATCTTTTGGAAGAGATCGAGAAGGAACTGAATATCTCCCTTCACCCAATGACCTGGCCAATCAACAACGGAAAGGATTTTAAAGGTGTATACAACCTGCACGATAAGAACCTGGTGCTTTTTACCGCGAACACCAAAGGCGGTGATGAGGACACTGTAGAAATCCAGGATTTATCTGATAAAATACTAGAAGAAAGAATAGGTGAGCGTGATGCTGAAATGCTGCGTGAGGATGCTGAACTAGTAAGTGGAGTTTATGGTGACCTAAACGTAGATGATTACCTGGCAGGGAAGGTAGCTCCTGTTTTCTTCGGCAGTGCGGTTAATAATTTTGGCGTAAAGGAACTTTTGGACACATTCATTAGCATAGCGCCAACCCCACGTGATAGAGCTACCAATGTAAGGGCAGTGAGCGTGGCTGAGCCTAAGTTCAGCGGGTTTATATTTAAGATCCACGCTAACCTGGATCCTAAGCACCGAGACAGGATTGCTTTCCTACGTGTTTGCTCAGGTAAGTTTGAGCGCAATAAATATTTCCACCATGTGCGTATAGATAAAGACGTGCGGTTTAGTAACCCGTACAGCTTTATGGCGCGTGAAAAAGAAGTGGTAGATGAGGCTTTTCCAGGCGATGTAGTTGGTTTGTTTGACACCGGAAACTTCAAAATCGGCGATACTTTAACCGAAGGAGAGGAATTCTACTTTACTGGTATTCCTACTTTCTCACCTGAAATATTTAAAGAGGTAGTGAACAAGGATCCTTTGAAAACCAAGCAATTGGAAAAAGGACTTCTTCAATTAACTGATGAAGGTGTTGCGCAATTGTTCACCCAGTTTGGTGGAAACAAAAAGATCATCGGATGTGTTGGAGAACTTCAGTTCGAGGTTATTCAATATCGTTTATTACATGAATATGGAGCTTCTGTTCAATTTAATTCGCTGCCTTTTTATAAGGCTTGTTGGCTGACAGGAGACAATAAAAAGCTGGAGGAATTTGCGCGTTTTAAGCAGGCAAATATTGCAGAAGATAAGGATAAGCATATGGTATACCTAGCGCAAAGCGAATGGTTCTTAAATACCGAAAGACAGAACAACCCGGATATACAATTCCATTTTAGTTCGGAGATACATAAGTAGTTTTTCTACTGTACAATTCATTAATGCTCATGTAGATCAGCAAAATCTGCATGAGCATCGTATTTTTACTTCTTCCCATAGGTGGAAATTCCTTTTAATGTCTCTTTCATGGAATTTTAATCCCAATAAGGGAATATATTTTTAAAGTTCTTTAACTGATGCACTACTTTCGCGGCACCTAATCGTGTACCCCCAAATAGTTCATTAATATGAGAGCGAGCAAGTGTATGCTCACCGTGTGTGCGAATGCATCATTAAGATTTCTTTTCATTACCCTGCTCGTTGTCGTATTTGTTAATACAGCCGTGGCGCAGCCTATTGCCGGCATAAGGGCTAATGGAAGGATCATGAACCCGGGCGATACAGTAACTGTTTGTGTAGGCGGAACAGTAGTACATGAAACCACGGCAAATAATTTTACTGCTATTCGCTGGCGCTTTAAAAATGGTACACCAACTACGGGTATTAGCGGCTACCAGCCTATTCAATATTTAACTCCGGGCATAGATACATCGTGGCAAGTGGTTTCATCGCCACAAGGAAGAGACTCTACATTTATTCTTGTTTTTGTAACCGATGTAAAGCCAACAGCCAATTTCTCCTTTTCTCCAAATAACCAGTGTGCAAATATCCCGGTTGATTTTACCAGCCATTCAACCGGTAATGGTTTGCAGTATGCTTGGAATTTTGGAGAACTAAATGCCACAAGTAACGTCCAAAATCCATCGTACCAATACCTGAACGCTGTAGGATTGAATGGCACGCAGAACTATAATGTAACGCTACTGGTAACAAATGATCTTCAGTGTAAGGACTCGATTACCAAAGTTGTTACCGTTACCAAAACCCCTGATGCTTCCATTGGTAATGCTGATCCGAATGTGCAGTTCAGCATGTTCAACAATGTACCAACTTTCAAAAAGTGTGATATCTTAAGTGGAAGTACGCACAATTTCCAGTTTCAGACTGCTACTACAACACCAGGATTAATTAGCAGTTATAGTGTGGATTGGGGTGACGGATCACCTGTAAGCAATTTTGCCACGCTTGCACCCGGGCAAATATTCTCGCATGTTTATGCAGTGGGTCAATACACCCTTACCGTAACTGCTCATTCTGCTACCGGTGGATGTACGGGTATCAAGAAATACAATGTGTTTTTTGGTACTACGCCTGCAGGTGGATTAAGTCCTTTGGGGAACAGCAGTGTTTGTGCTCCTAATATTTTGAACTTCCCTATTACTGGTGCTGCTTCCAATGCATCCAGTACTACCTATACATTCCAGGTAAATGACGGGTCTGCGCCGGTTACTTATAATCATCCACCGCCTACCAATATTACCCATATGTTTACCAGTGGCTCGTGTGGGAATTTTAGCAGCAACGGTACACAAACCTTCTCTAATTCATTTAGAGTAACACTTGATATTGAAAATGCATGTGGTACCACCAGTGGTAGTGTTATTCCTATTTATGTATCAGGTAAACCAAAAGCTTCTATTGGAGCACCGGAAGTAGTGTGTGTGGGCATGCCTACCACCATACTTAATACCTCTTTGATGGGAGGAACCATTACACCAACCGGTGGTGGTAATAGTACCTGTTCAAACAACACCAAATCTGTCTGGACCATTTCACCTGCAACTGGTTTTACCATCAATAATGGTAATCTTGGTAGCCTTAACAACAGTCCAAACAATTACCTGGTGTGGACCTCGGGAAGCAACGCGCTGGACATTACCTTCAACCAGGTTGGTACATATACCATCAAATTGAACATAGCTAACGACTGTGGTTATGATGAAGTAGTAAGAACCATCTGTGTTAGAAATGTACCTACTGCTGCATTCACATTAGATAATAAAAGAGGTTGTGGTCCAGTAACAACAAGTTTCACCACTACATCTTCTACAGATAACACTTGCCTGGGAGATGCATATAACTGGCAGGTGTCGTACATGGATCCTTCTACCTGTTCGGGCACTCCTAATTATACTTACACCGCAGGAACAAACTCTGCCAGCAAAAACCCGGTGATGACATTCATCAACCCGGGGATCTACATTGTTACGCTAAATGTTTTCGCTAACGGGTCTACTACATGTACAGCGGTGGCAAGAGATACAGTTTTTGTTGTTGACAAGCCACGAGCCGTTATCAATCCTATTGGGGCGGTGTGTTTGGGTGTGCCTGTCAATCCAACAGCACAGGTGAGTAACTGCTATAGCAATACTACCATGAGCCTTAGTTGGAGCTTCGCCAATGGGTCGCCTTCTACATCTAACCAGCTGGTGCCGGGAACAATCAATTATTCTTCTCTTGGTGTTCACCCAATAACACTGCAGGCTTCTAATGAATGTGGTACAACTACCGCTACTACAAATGTTACCATTTCGACCGCACCAACTGCAGATGCAGGACCTGACAGAACAATCTGTAGTGGTGAAACTACCATTATAGGTTCTACACCTTTTGCAGGCGTTACTTATTCATGGTCGCCAGCTACCGGAATTTCTGATCCTTCCAGCGGGAATCCATCTCTGACACTTTCTTACAACGGGCCAAACCAGGATACCACTTATACTTTTACTTTATCAGCTTCTGCAGGTCCTACGTGTAGTGCTACAGATGTGGTACAGGTGACTGTAAAAAAGAAACCTACTGTAACCATTGCACCAGTAGCAGCAATCTGTGCAGGTACAACAGCCACACTTACAGCCAGCGGAGCGGATACTTATTCATGGTCTCCCAATACTGGCCTTAGTGCTACCACCGGAAGTTCTGTTGTAGCAAATCCTTCTACCACTACCACCTATACAGTAATAGGAACTGCAGCCAATGGTTGTGCCGCTTCGGCAAGTGTTGTGGTAAATGTTTTACCTAACCCGGCAGTATTTGCAGGCAACGATACCACCGTTTGTAGTTTCAGCCAGGCTATACAATTCTCACCATTTCCAACAGGTGGTACATGGGCAGGTAGCCAACATATTTCACAAGCAGGGTTATTCAATGTACCTGCAGCTGGTAATGGCAATTACCAATTAACGTATACTATTGTTACCGGTGGATGTACAAGAATAGATACTGTAGCTGTTTCTGTTATCAATACGCCGGTTGTAAATGCTGGCAATGACTCATCTTTTTGCCAGGAGAATGTTGCGGTTCAATTAACTGCAACGCCTGCAGGTGGCCGCTGGTCCGGCAGCCCATACGTTTCTCAAACTGGTGCTTTCAATATTTCAGTTCCCGGTGTATATACCTTAGTGTATACCTATGGCAGTGGATTGTGTATAGGCTCCGATACTGTTGTTCATACAGTTATTCCGGGCATTTCAGACAACTCGATCAGCAGCAGTCAAACCGTATGTACTGGTGCTACGCCAGCTCCATTAACAGGTCAGACTGCTACCGGTGGTATAGGTGCTCCTGCTTACCAATGGCAAATGAGCACCAACAACTTTACATGGACCGATATAGCTGGTGCAACAGGAAAAGATTATGCGCCGGGTGCTTTAACGGCTACTACCTGGTTTCGCAGAATGGTAACAACCCCTGTTTGTTCAGGTTCACAAGCTAATTACAGTGCTGCAGTTAAAATAACAGTAAACCCTAATGCAAAGGCAGAGTTCAATTCATTGGTAACAACAGGATGTCCTCCTTTTGTTATTTCTCCATCTGTTATTAATCTTGTTCCGTACAATACGCAAAACAGTACCTACGAGTGGTATGTGAACGGGGTGTTTGTTGGTGGTGGCCAATCCTTCCCAGGTCACTCCATTCAAAACAACAACGAAAGTGCAACGGTAACATTGATTGCTATCAGCGCATTTGGTTGTAAAAATGATACTGCTTCACAGGTTTTCACAGCTACAGGAACACCTACGGTAAATGCAGGAGCTGATACAACATTGTGTGCCGGTGGTGCTCCTTTTCAATTAATTGGTTCGCCAGCAGGCGGAAGTTGGACAGGTAGTACATTCGTTGCCTTGAACGGTATGTTCAATCCATCAACTGCAGGTACACATACTTTGATTTATACTGTAGGTTCAGGTGCATGTATTGGAAGAGATACAATGGTGGTAACCATCACTGCAGGTTTAACTGATAATATTATCAGCAGCAGCCAGACGCTTTGTAAAGGACAAGTGCCTGCTGTGCTGGTTGGTCTTCCTGTAACTGGCGGAGGTGGAACACCTACTTACCAGTGGCAATCTTCAACCAACAATTTTACTTGGGTAAATATAGCTGGCGCTACTGCTAAAGACTATGCACCAGGTGCGCTTACACAAACAACGTGGTTCAGGCGTGTGGCCAACAGCACCTTGTGTGCCGGTAATACAAGTGATGCGGTGAAGCTGACCGTAAATCCAAATGCGGTTGCTAATTTTCAGCCGCTGGTTACCACCGGTTGTCCTCCTTTTGTTATCACACCATCTATTATCAATCATATACCAGAGGCAGGTGTAAGTGATTATTTCTGGTATGCAAATGGAAACTTCTTAGGTAGCGGTAGCACCTTCCCTGGTTACACCATTCAAAACAACAACGACAGCGTTACCATTTCATTAATAGCAATCAGCGCTTTTGGATGTGCCAACGATACTTTGATGCATGGCTTTAAAGCTACAGGTACACCATCGGTAAATGCGGGAGCAGACACTACAGTTTGTGCCGGAAGTGCTCCTATCATTTTAGCAGGTTCACCAGCAGGTGGCAGGTGGTCAGGCAGTACATTGGTTTCTATCAATGGATTATTCAATCCTTTTACAGCTGGCGTTTACCAACTCGTATATACCTATGGCAGTGGTGCATGTTTGGGCACTGATACTATGGTAGTAACTGTAAGTGCAGGTTTAGAAAACAACATCATTGGTAGTGCACAAACAATTTGTGGTGGAGCCATACCTGCTATACTTGTAGGGCAGGATGTAACAGGTGGTGCCGGTACACCATCTTACCAATGGCAGATGTCAACCAACAACATTACCTGGACGAATATCACTGGTGCAACAGGAAGAGATTATTCTCCTGGAGCATTAACAGTAACTACCTGGTTTCGTCGTATTGCTAACAGTAACCTGTGTGCAGGCAATACCAGCGATGCCATCAGGATTTCTGTTAATCCAAATGCAACTGCTTTATTTAATCCAACAGTAACATCAGGATGTCCTCCTTTTGTTATCACGCCTTCTATTGTCAACCTGATCCCGTTCAATTCTGTTAGCCAGTATATATGGTATGTAAATGGAACTTTTGTAGGAACAGGTGTTGATTTCCCTGGTTACACACTGCAGAACAATGGCGATAGTGCCACCATCATGCTTGTAGCAGTAAGTGCTTATGGATGTAAAAATGATACGCTTCAGCATGGTTTTAAAGCAGCCGGTACTCCAGTAGTAAATGCAGGTGCAGATACTACATTGTGCGAAGGCAGCGTGCCTGTCCAACTTGTTGGTGCACCAATAGGAGGAAGATGGAGTGGTAGTACTTATGTTTCAGTATCCGGTTTATTCAACCCTGCTGTAGCAGGTACATATACGCTTATTTACAACTTTGGAAGCGGTGCATGTATAGGTAGTGATACAATTGAGGTTACTGTTGCGCCAGGCATTTCTAACAATGTCATAGGCAGCAACCAGGCAATATGTATTGGTGTTGCCGCATCTACTTTAACCGGACAAAACATTACAGGTGGAAACGGTACAGCAATTTATCAATGGCAGCAATCGTTCAATAACATATCATGGACTGACATAGCTGGAGCTACTGGTGTCAATTATGATCCGGGTACATTAACCCGCACTACCTGGTTCCGTCGTATTGCCAATACAAGCAAGTGCCCCGGGCTGCAGGCCAGCATAAGCAACGAGGTTAAGATCACGGTTACGCCTGATGCAGATGCTAATTTCAATCCTACTGTTACTACAGGTTGTCCTCCGTTTGTCATAACACCTTCTATCATAAATGTATCACCAAGCAATAGTACATCCAGTGGTTACCTGTGGTATGCCAACGGCAGCTATCTTGGCTCTGGTGAAGTGTTTCCTGGTTTTACCATCACCAATAACAACGACAGCGTTAAGATCATGTTGGTGCTTACCAGCGCCTATGGTTGTGCTAACGATACAACAATCCAAACATTCTATGCATCGGGAACACCGGCAGTAAATGCAGGCGCTGATACAACGGTTTGTTTAGGCGGTGCTCCATTTCAACTGTATGCTACACCTGCCGGCGGCAGATGGGCAGGTACTTCTCTTGTTTCTGTAAATGGTTTATTCAATCCTTCTGCGCAAGGTGCATACACGCTGGTTTATTCCTATGGTAGTGGTGCATGTATTGGTGCAGATACTATAGTAGTAACTGTTAGTTCAGGTATTACCAACAACATAATTACAGGTGTACAGGAAATATGTGTAGGAAGCCTGGCTGCTACAATTGTAGGACTTCCTATATCAGGAGGTGCCGGTGCTGCTGTTTACCAATGGCAAATGAGTACCAACAATGTTAACTGGACAAATATTCCTGGTGCTAATGCTTTGGATTATGATCCGGGTGTACTTACACAAACTACCTGGTTTAGAAGAGAAGCAAGTACAACACTATGTGGCGGTGCTCAGGTCAATTTTAGCCCTTCTGTAAAGATCACAGTGAACCCGAATGCGAAGGCTGAGTTCAACCCGCTGATCACTTCAAGTTGTCCTCCTTTTGTTATTACTCCTTCTATCATCAACCTTAGTTTATTCACTGCTGGCAACAGCGAGTATAGGTGGTTTGCCAATGGAAATCTTCTTGGTATAGGACAGGTATTCCCTGGTTATACAATTTTGAATAACCTTGATAGTGTGCGTATCACGCTTGTTGCTACCAGCAGGTTTGGTTGCCAGAATGATACAGTGCATCATATGTTCTATGCTTCTGGTACGCCGGTAGTGAATGCAGGCGCTGATACCATTGTTTGTCACCAAGGCTTCCCTGTGCAGATGTATGGATACCCGGCAGGTGGTAGCTGGTCAGGTAATCATGTTACTATGGCTGGAGTATTTACACCATCAGTGGTAGGTACTTACAAGCTTATTTACACATTTGGTACAGGTATATGTATAGGAAAAGATACAGTAGAGGTA
Coding sequences within it:
- a CDS encoding gliding motility-associated C-terminal domain-containing protein, yielding MRASKCMLTVCANASLRFLFITLLVVVFVNTAVAQPIAGIRANGRIMNPGDTVTVCVGGTVVHETTANNFTAIRWRFKNGTPTTGISGYQPIQYLTPGIDTSWQVVSSPQGRDSTFILVFVTDVKPTANFSFSPNNQCANIPVDFTSHSTGNGLQYAWNFGELNATSNVQNPSYQYLNAVGLNGTQNYNVTLLVTNDLQCKDSITKVVTVTKTPDASIGNADPNVQFSMFNNVPTFKKCDILSGSTHNFQFQTATTTPGLISSYSVDWGDGSPVSNFATLAPGQIFSHVYAVGQYTLTVTAHSATGGCTGIKKYNVFFGTTPAGGLSPLGNSSVCAPNILNFPITGAASNASSTTYTFQVNDGSAPVTYNHPPPTNITHMFTSGSCGNFSSNGTQTFSNSFRVTLDIENACGTTSGSVIPIYVSGKPKASIGAPEVVCVGMPTTILNTSLMGGTITPTGGGNSTCSNNTKSVWTISPATGFTINNGNLGSLNNSPNNYLVWTSGSNALDITFNQVGTYTIKLNIANDCGYDEVVRTICVRNVPTAAFTLDNKRGCGPVTTSFTTTSSTDNTCLGDAYNWQVSYMDPSTCSGTPNYTYTAGTNSASKNPVMTFINPGIYIVTLNVFANGSTTCTAVARDTVFVVDKPRAVINPIGAVCLGVPVNPTAQVSNCYSNTTMSLSWSFANGSPSTSNQLVPGTINYSSLGVHPITLQASNECGTTTATTNVTISTAPTADAGPDRTICSGETTIIGSTPFAGVTYSWSPATGISDPSSGNPSLTLSYNGPNQDTTYTFTLSASAGPTCSATDVVQVTVKKKPTVTIAPVAAICAGTTATLTASGADTYSWSPNTGLSATTGSSVVANPSTTTTYTVIGTAANGCAASASVVVNVLPNPAVFAGNDTTVCSFSQAIQFSPFPTGGTWAGSQHISQAGLFNVPAAGNGNYQLTYTIVTGGCTRIDTVAVSVINTPVVNAGNDSSFCQENVAVQLTATPAGGRWSGSPYVSQTGAFNISVPGVYTLVYTYGSGLCIGSDTVVHTVIPGISDNSISSSQTVCTGATPAPLTGQTATGGIGAPAYQWQMSTNNFTWTDIAGATGKDYAPGALTATTWFRRMVTTPVCSGSQANYSAAVKITVNPNAKAEFNSLVTTGCPPFVISPSVINLVPYNTQNSTYEWYVNGVFVGGGQSFPGHSIQNNNESATVTLIAISAFGCKNDTASQVFTATGTPTVNAGADTTLCAGGAPFQLIGSPAGGSWTGSTFVALNGMFNPSTAGTHTLIYTVGSGACIGRDTMVVTITAGLTDNIISSSQTLCKGQVPAVLVGLPVTGGGGTPTYQWQSSTNNFTWVNIAGATAKDYAPGALTQTTWFRRVANSTLCAGNTSDAVKLTVNPNAVANFQPLVTTGCPPFVITPSIINHIPEAGVSDYFWYANGNFLGSGSTFPGYTIQNNNDSVTISLIAISAFGCANDTLMHGFKATGTPSVNAGADTTVCAGSAPIILAGSPAGGRWSGSTLVSINGLFNPFTAGVYQLVYTYGSGACLGTDTMVVTVSAGLENNIIGSAQTICGGAIPAILVGQDVTGGAGTPSYQWQMSTNNITWTNITGATGRDYSPGALTVTTWFRRIANSNLCAGNTSDAIRISVNPNATALFNPTVTSGCPPFVITPSIVNLIPFNSVSQYIWYVNGTFVGTGVDFPGYTLQNNGDSATIMLVAVSAYGCKNDTLQHGFKAAGTPVVNAGADTTLCEGSVPVQLVGAPIGGRWSGSTYVSVSGLFNPAVAGTYTLIYNFGSGACIGSDTIEVTVAPGISNNVIGSNQAICIGVAASTLTGQNITGGNGTAIYQWQQSFNNISWTDIAGATGVNYDPGTLTRTTWFRRIANTSKCPGLQASISNEVKITVTPDADANFNPTVTTGCPPFVITPSIINVSPSNSTSSGYLWYANGSYLGSGEVFPGFTITNNNDSVKIMLVLTSAYGCANDTTIQTFYASGTPAVNAGADTTVCLGGAPFQLYATPAGGRWAGTSLVSVNGLFNPSAQGAYTLVYSYGSGACIGADTIVVTVSSGITNNIITGVQEICVGSLAATIVGLPISGGAGAAVYQWQMSTNNVNWTNIPGANALDYDPGVLTQTTWFRREASTTLCGGAQVNFSPSVKITVNPNAKAEFNPLITSSCPPFVITPSIINLSLFTAGNSEYRWFANGNLLGIGQVFPGYTILNNLDSVRITLVATSRFGCQNDTVHHMFYASGTPVVNAGADTIVCHQGFPVQMYGYPAGGSWSGNHVTMAGVFTPSVVGTYKLIYTFGTGICIGKDTVEVTVSSGIANNTLSGNQSICINTAAAPIIGQVITGGTTAPNYQWQSSTDGITWTNIAGAVDKDYDPGILSQTMWYRRIASTSICNGLQSSTSAAVKITINPNAVAQFNPSVTTGCAPFTITPSIINLVTNSGVVEYRWYANGTYIGSGQSFPGYTITRNFDSVIIKLVAVSRFGCANDTTQHLFISADAPSPSFTQSDSVGCGPLTVSFTNTTNNASQYNYFWNFGNGQTSSAIQPAPITFAVARSGGDTTYTIRMTAFTSCDSITVIRKVVVRSKPKVHFLPNRTQGCSPFLVTFTNLSSGSNANYTWDFGNGTAPVATNNATIQQTYTAAVQTTFNIKLIGANDCGIDSFVSPVVVTPNAILASLTTLPGDTVGCAPHTVRFVNSTTGASNFQWDFGDGNILNTTASRDTIYHTYSATGIYHVNMKAIGSCNDTTVSIRINIKVKPNIRFSATPMVACIGDTIRFTNNSDAGTESFWRFGDGTTSYTRNPVKVFSAPGTYRVKLFGTWSGVNSSSCADSAFADIIIRDTMPGTFRVSDSISSCVPFTVQFVNETGPSAYTTWNFGNGFTATGDSVSHTFTTVGMYTVRMATRNVGGCTFTDSKIIKVNAPTGNLQYNGGYACVNADVRFEIRNGNAAQYRFIFGDGDSLTTNSTIIFHKYTRPGNYVPFAYLLDGNCRIKISTGDTIKVDQVDAGFSYSSIRTCGITTYQFTDTSKSYYGVGGWQWDFGDGTVSPTKNPTKAYFSDGTYYVQVLINGVSGCLDTLRVPINVSIRRAPVGDIGSDTIACTGQRMYFNALIQSQDSVVNVAWNFGNNTAGVGRNVFAVYNVPGVYHVRLITTTMYGCADTTFKTIRVDATPMVNAGNDVQICRGQTTQLTAGGASTYTWSPVQSLSCATCPVTLANPTMSTQYVVQGKTLLGCSNTDTVVVNVVQPSRITVSSNDTICIGETTQLFANGATRYMWNPVVGLSSGSIANPLASPTTTTDYMVIGTDPYNCFADTGYVRVVVGAYPKVKLNDGGTVLVGSTIPLSAVISNGPIRKYTWSPAEDVSCINCPRPLAVVNKPTTFKLTVENIYGCSSSDTVSYKVKCEESAQVYIPNAFSPDGDGLNDVFMIRGKGLSTVKFFRVFNRWGQLVFERSNFNANDPRSGWDGKINGVPANPDVYVYTAEMTCAAGDTFVRKGNVTLVR